The following nucleotide sequence is from Azospirillum brasilense.
TGGCCTGGAAGAACACGCGGGAAGCCGGGCGCGCCGTGCGCAACGCCCTGCCCTTCCTCACGGCTGCGGAACGGGTCACGGTGGTTACCATCGACCCGCCGGGCCATGCGTTGGACAGCGGCCGCGACCTGATGATCTGGCTGGAGCGCCACGGTGTTCGCAGCCAGCACCAAGCCAGCATTTTCCAGGGCGGCGATGTCGGGGAGATCATTCTGGACAGTCATCGCAGCCTGGGCGGCGATCTGCTGGTGATGGGGGCCTATGGCCACTCCCGTCTGCGCGAGATGGTGCTGGGCGGAGCGACGCGCACGGTACTGTCGAACCTTACCACCCCGGTCCTGATGTCCCATTGAGGGCGCACAAGGGCGGCAGGCGGCACTTCGCCGCCGCCCGCCGGCCTTTTGTGGGGGGACCTAGACGAAGAACACCCAGGTCACCAGGACGAACAGCGGCACCAGGATGCCGAAGGACCACAGCATGTAGCCGAAGAAGCTCGGCATCGCCACGCCGCGCTCCTCCGCGATGGCCTTGACCATGAAGTTCGGCGCGTTGCCGATGTAGGTGTTGGCGCCCATGAACACGGCACCCGCCGAAATGGCCGCCAGGGTCACGGCGAGGTCGGTCATCAGCACCTGCGCGTCGCCGCCCGCGGTGTTGAAGAAGATCAGGTAGGTCGGTGCGTTGTCGAGGAAGCTCGACAGGATGCCCGCCGCCCAGAAGTAGGCCGCCGGCACCGGCTGGCCGTCCTGGTTCACCGCCGCGATGATGGCGCCCAGCGCGCCATCGGTGCCGGCCCGCAGGATGGCGATGGCCGGGATGATGGTCAGGAAGATCGCCGCGAACAGCTTCGCCACCTCCAGGATCGGCCCCCAGGTGAAGGCGTTCAGGCGGCGGCTGCGCGCGCTGGTCAGCACCAGCGACACACCGGTGATGCCGAGAAGCAGCAGGTTGCTGACGATCGTCTCCAGCGGCACCTGGATGTGATAGATCTCCACCCCCACCCCCGGATGCCAGACGCCGCTCAGCAGCACCGCGCCGACAATGGCGACGAGCAGGAGCAGGTTGACCGCCCCCTCGATGCGCACCGGCTCCCGCTCATGCACGCCCTCGATCAGCGGATGCTTACCGGGGTCCTTAGTGTGCAGGTAGAGGTCGACCAGGAAATAGATCGCCAACAGGCAGCCGGCTACCAGAACCATCGGCCAGAACAGGTGGACGGTCGGCCAGAAGAAGCCGACCCCCTTTAGGAAACCGAGGAACAGCGGCGGATCGCCCAGCGGCGTCAGGGAGCCGCCGACGTTGGACACCAGGAAGATGAAGAAGACGACGGTGTGCACCTTGTGCCGCCGGTGCTCGTTGGCGCGGATCAGCGGCCGGATCAGCAGCATCGAGGCGCCGGTCGTTCCCATGAGGCTCGCCAGCAGCGTGCCCAGCCCCAGCCCCAGCGTGTTCGCCAGCGGCGTTCCCACCAGCGTTCCGCAGATCCGCACGCCGCCCGCCACCGTGAACAAAGCGGTCAGCAGCACGATGAAGGGAATGTATTCGAGGAGCAGGGTGTGCAGCAGCTCGTAGGTAGCGAGGCTGGCCCCGAAGGTCAACGCGAAGGGCAGCAGGAAGGCGATGGCCCAACCGGCGGCGACCTTGCCGAAATGATGGTGCCAGAACGACGGCGCCAGCAGCGGCATCAGGGCGATGGACAGCAGAATCCCGACGAAGGGAATTACCCAGAAGACATTCAGGTCACGCCCGTCGAGATGTGGTGCGCCCGTTGCCTCCGCCGCCAGGGCCAACCCCGGCAGTCCGGCGGCGGCGAGGCCCGCCAGGGCGGCCAAAGGGGCGGTCAGGGAACCGGTGGGGCGATGTCGGGTCGGTCGGGCGTCGGTCATAACACGCATTCATCTGTAATATCAGTTACTGAAGTATGCGTCTCCGAAAGGGCTAAGCCAAGCCGGAACGCCCCTTCGGAATTTCCTTATCGGCCGTGCGTGAATAACGTGTCTCTAGCCGCAGGGCTTGAGTTCGAGGGGACTCGGGACCGGCCCGCCGATCCAGCCGTGAAGCGGACGGCACGCTCCGCCCGCGCACAGTGTGTGGTCCGGTGCGAAGGAGGAAGCGGCCAGGACCACCCGTTCCAACGGCGGCACTGCCGGCACCCAGACCCACCAGCCAGCGGCCAAGCGGGCGCCCGCGGGCGGCTCCATCCCGGCGCCGCCCCCCTTCACGCGGGCTTCGGTCAGGACGAGACGTCCGTCCGCGATGCGCCACTCCTCCCGCCATTCGGTCTTCTCCACCGAATGGGTCCAGGACAGGGTGAAGGCGGAACCCGGCAGGGCGGCCAGAGCCGCCCCGCCGAGCGCCGACAGGCATAACGCTGCACTCATGCCGGGGCGCTGCTCCGCCCCACGCGGCGCAGGCGATGGCGCTGCCACAGCAGGAAGGCCGCCGTCATGACGAATCCGGTCTCGTCGGTCACCGGAAGCGCCACGACGAACAGGAAGGCCGCCGCCGCCGCGAACACCCGCTCCACCAGGTTGAGAGGCGTCCAGAAGAAGCCGATGGTCGCCGCTCCCCACAGCCCGATGGCGATCAGCGCCTTGATCAGGACGTAGGCGACGGCCAGCGGATCGGTGGTCTGGAGCATCAGTGCGGGGGAATAGACCGCCATGAAGGGCACGACATAGCCGGCCATGGCGATCCGGGTGGCGATCCAGCCGACCTGCATGTGTCCTGCCCGGCAGATCGACGAGGCCGCCAGCGCCGCCAGCGCCACCGGCGGCGTCAGGTCGGCCATGATGCCGAAGTAGAAGACGAACATGTGCGACACGATCAGCGGCACGCCCATCTGCAGCAGAGCTGGCGCCGCGATGGCCGCCGTGACGATGTAGTTGGCCGTCGTCGGCAGTCCGGTGCCCAGCAGGATGCAGGCCAGCATGGTAAGGATCAGCGCGACCAGCAGGTTGCCGCCGGAAAGCTGAACAATCGTTCCGGCGAAGCTCGAGGCCAGACCGGTCAGCGTCAGCATGCCGATCAGCACCCCCACCAGCGCGCAGGCCACGCCAACGCCAACGGCGTTCTTGGCGCCGTCCGCGAGGCTGTTCACCAGCATGGCCAGCGTCTCCCGCCCGCCTCTTACGATCAGGCAGGGGATGACCAGAAGCCCGACGATGGCGAAGGCCAGATGCTCCGTCCGCCAGCCCATCCTCCACAGCGCCGCCGCGACGAGACCCAGAACCACCCAGAAGGCGACGCGCAGCGCCATCGGCCCGATGGAGCCGACGATTGTCGTACCGAGGATCAGCGCGATGGTCGACGCGATGCCGATCACCCCCGCGAACAGCGGCGTGAAGCCGGAGAACAGCAGATAGACCAGCGCCGCCAGCGGCAGGATCAGGTACCAGCCCTCGACCAGCGCGCGGGACACGCTGGGGCACTGATCCTTCGGCAAACCGACGAGGTTGCGCTTGCCCGCCTCCAGATGGACCATCCAGAAGGCGCTGCCGAAATAGAGAATGGCTGGGATCGCCGCGGCGATGGCGATGTCGCTGAAGGGAACGCCGATGGTCTCGGCCATGATGAAGGCGGCCGCCCCCATGACCGGCGGCATGAGTTGCCCGCCCATGCTGGCCGTGGCCTCGACCGCCCCGGCGAAGGCCGGGCGGTAGCCGAAGCGCATCATCAGGGGGATGGTGAACTGGCCGGTGGTCAGCACGTTCGCCACGCCCGAGCCGTTGATCGTCCCCATGAAGCCGGAGGAGACGACCGCCACCTTCGCCGGCCCGCCCTTGGAGGAGCCGACGAGGCCCAGCGACACGTCGTTGAACAGTTTGATCATGCCGGCGCGCTCCAGGAAGGCGCCGAACAGGATGAACAGGAAGATGAAGGTCGCCGAGACGAAAGTCGGCGTGCCGTAGATGCCCTCGGTCGACAGGTACAGATTGTCGATGACCTGATCGATGTCGTAGCCGCGGTGGGCCAGCCCGAAGGGCAGATGCCGTCCGAACAGAGCGTAGGGGATGAAGACGCCGCAGATGATCGGCAGCGCCCATCCCATGATGCGCCGGGCGGCCTCGAACACCAGGGCGACGGTGACGGCCCCGACGACGAGATCCGTGATGCTCGGATCGCCCGCCCGCTGGATCAGGTCGACCTCGAACACGTAATGGTAGAGACCCAGCGCGAAGGCGCCGAGGCCGAGCAGCCAGTCGTACCAGGGCACGCTGCGCCGCTCCGCGTCCTGCCGGAAGCCGAACAGCGTGAAGGTCATCAGCAGCAGGAAGCCGACATGGACCGAGCGGACGACCATGCTGGACAGCGGGTTGAACGCCGCCGTCCAGATCTGGAACACCGAGAAGGCCACCGCGATGGCGAAGACGGCCTTGCCCGCCACGCCTTCGAAGGCCACGACCGTGGAGGGGTTCTCACGGTCGATGGCTTGGCGGATCTTGTTGTCCGCGTCTTGGGAGGATGCGCTCATCGCACGGGATTCCCGGGGCGACGGGGCGCGCTTACATCAGACCCTTTTCCTTGTAGAACTTCTCGGCGCCCGGATGCAGCGGCACCGGCGACTGGATGGTGGTCGCGTCCAACTTGATCTGCTTGGCGGCGGCGTGGGCCGCGGCCATCGCGTCGAGATTCTCAAACATCGCCTTGGTCATCGCATAGACCGCGTCGTCCGACACGCCGGCGTGGGTGACCAGCAGGTTGCGCACCGCCGCGGTCGGCACCGGCTCGCTCTGGCCGCTGTAGCTGTTGGCCGGGATGGTCTCGGCGATGTAGGCCGGGTCGCCAACCTTCTGGATCACGTCGGCCGGGATCGACACGATGGTGATGTCCTGTGAGGTCGCCAGATCCTTGATCGCCGCCACGCCGAGGCCCGCGGAGATCAACGTCGCGTCGAGCTGCCGGTTCTTGATCAGATCCACCGATTCGGCAAAGGGGAGATACTCGGTCTTGGCGAAGTCCTTGTAGCCCAGCCCGGCGGCGGTGAAGATGGCGCGGGCGTTCAACTCCGTCCCCGACTTCGGCGCACCGACCGACACGCGCTTGCCCTTCAGGTCGGCCAGCGTCTTCACGCCGGAATCCTTGCTCGCCACGATCTGAATGTAGTTGGGATAGATGGCGGCGACGGTGCGCAGCTTGGTCAGCTTAGTCTTGAAGCCGGCCTCTTCGTCGCCCTTCCAGGCGCCGCTCAGCGAATCGCCGAGCGAGAAGGCGATCTCGCCGCGCTCCGACTGGAGGAGGTTCAGGTTCTCCACCGAGGCCTTGGTCGCCTGGACCGTGACCTTGGCACCCGGAATGGCCTTGCCGTAGATGCCCGACAGCGCGACGCCCAGCGGGTAATAGACGCCACTGGTGCCGCCGGTCAGGACGGTGACGAACTGCTCGGCCTGGGCCGGCAGCGCGGTGAGCATGCAGACGCCGACCGTGGCCAGGAAACGCTTCATTCTACTTCCCTCCCAAAAGGCTGTCCGTCTCGGATCGTTCGTAAGACGCTTTGGTTTGCGCCGGATTGTTGGGTATCCTAACTTGCGGGCGGTGGGTCCGCCAGTCCGTAGGATCCGAAAGAAACGCGGCGGTTCGGCACACGCACTCTCCCTTCGGAGGAGGCCGAACGGCGTCTTGACCGGATAGGACGATGCCCCCCTATCCTTGTTCCGGTTGGTCCTGAACCACACTTTATCCCGCAGATTTGGAAGAGCCGTCGAACGAAGCGTCGCGAAGGTCGGGGCAACAGAACGTCACCAACAATGGGAGGACAGCGGATGCCGTGTACCGTTTCCATGACCGTCAACGGAAAGGCGGTCTCGCGCGAGGTGGAGGAGCGGACCTTGCTGGTCACCTTCCTCCGTGACCAGCTCGGCCTGACCGGCACCCATGTCGGCTGCGACACCAGCCAGTGCGGCGCCTGCGTCGTCCACATCGACGGGCGGTCGGTGAAGTCCTGCACCATGCTGGCGGCCCAGGCCGACGGCGCCGCGGTCACCACCATCGAGGGTCTGGCGGCGGCCGACGGCACGCTGCACCCGATGCAGGCGGCCTTCCGCGAGCATCACGGCCTGCAATGCGGCTTCTGCACGCCGGGCATGGTCATGAGCGCCGTCGATCTGGTGACGGCCAACCCCTCCCCCAGCGAGCATGAGGTCCGCGAAGGTCTGGAGGGCAACATCTGTCGCTGCACCGGCTACCACAACATCGTCAAGGCGGTGATGGCCGGGGCGGAAGCGATGCAGGGCGGCACGATGAAGGCCGCCGCCGAATAACGGTCGGAAAAAGGCTCTCATGGGAGGAACACGAAGATGGCGAACCCCAACGGCATCGGCGCTTCCGTGCGCCGGCGCGAGGATGCGCGCTTCCTGACCGGGCGCGGCTCCTACACCGACGACATCCACCGACCCGGCCAGACCCACGCGGTCTTCGTCCGGTCCCCCTACGCCCACGCCCGCATCACCGGCATCGACGCGGCCGAGGCCATGCAGGCCCCCGGGGTGATCGCCGTGCTGACCGGTGCCGACATGGAGGCCGACAAGGTCGGCAGCCTGCCCTGCGGTTGGCAGATCCACTCCAAGGACGGTTCCCCGATGAAGGAGCCGCCGCACTTCCCGATCGCCCGCGACCGCGCGCGCTACGTCGGCGACGCCGTCGCCGTGGTGATCGCCGAGACGCGCGAGCAGGCAAAGGACGCCGCCGAGCTGGTGATGGTCGATTACGAGGAACTGCCGGCGGCGGTGACCTCGCTGAAAGCGCTGGAGGGCGGCGCGCCGCTGGTCCACGACGACGTCGGCGGCAACCTCTGCTTCGACTGGCATCTGGGCGACGCGGCGGCGGTGGACGCGGCCTTCGCGCAGGCGGCCCATGTGGCGAAGCTCGACCTGATCAACCAGCGCCTTATCCCCAACGCGATGGAGCCGCGGGCGGCGCTGGGCGAGTACGATCGGGCGACCGGCGAGCACACGCTGACCACCACCAGCCAGAATCCGCACGTCATCCGCCTGCTGATGGGCGCCTTCGTGCTGGGTATTCCGGAGCACAAGCTGCGTGTCGTCGCCCCCGACGTCGGCGGCGGCTTCGGCTCCAAGATCTTCCATTACGGGGAGGAGGCCGTCGTCACCTGGGCGGCGAAGAAGGTCGGGCGCCCTGTCAAGTGGACCGCCGAGCGCTCCGAGAGCTTCCTGACCGACGCCCACGGCCGCGATCATGTCAGCCACGCCGAGCTGGCGATGGACAAGGACGGCAATTTCCTGGCGTTGCGCGTCGCGACCATCGCCAACATGGGCGCCTATCTGTCGACCTTCGCGCCTTCGATCCCGACCTACCTCTACGCCACGCTGCTGGCCGGCCAGTACAAGACCCCGGCGATCTACGCCGAGGTCAAGGCGGTCTTCACCAACACCGTGCCGGTGGACGCCTATCGCGGCGCCGGGCGGCCGGAGGCCTGCTACCTGATCGAACGGCTGGTCGAGGTCGCCGCCGCCGAGACGGGCATCGACAAGGCGGAGCTGCGCCGTCGCAACTTCGTGCCGGCCAGCGCCATGCCCTACCAGACCCCGGTGGCGCTCCAGTACGACACCGGCGACTTCGCCAAAAATCTGGACATCGCCCTGCCCTTGGTCGACTACGACGGCTTCGCGGCGCGCAAGGCCGAGTCCGCCCGGCGCGGCAAGCTGCGCGGCATCGGCTTCGCCACCTACATCGAGGCCTGCGGCATCGCCCCCAGCAACATCGCCGGCGCGCTCGGCGCGCGGGCCGGACTGTACGAATCGGCGGAGGTGCGCTTCCACCCGACCGGCTCGGTGACGGTCTTCACCGGCTCCCACAGCCATGGGCAGGGACACGAGACGACCTTCGCGCAGCTCGTCTCCGAACGCTTCGGCGTGCCCATCGAGAATGTGGAGATCGTCCACGGCGACACCAGCAAGATCCCCTTCGGCATGGGCACCTACGGCTCCCGCTCCCTGGCGGTCGGCGGGTCGGCCATCGTCAAGGCGATGGACAAGGTGGAGCGCAAGGCCAAGAAGATCGCCGCCCACATGCTGGAGGCCGCGGAGGCCGACATCGAGGCCAAGGACGGGCGCTTCGTCGTGGCGGGCACCGACAAGGCCCTGACCATCGGCGACATCGCCCTGCAGGCCTACGTCCCACACAACTTCCCACTCGACGAGCTGGAGCCGGGGCTGGACGAGCAGGCCTTCTACGACCCGAAGAACTTCACCTACCCCAACGGCTGCCACGTCTGCGAGGTGGAGATCGACCCCGACACCGGCGTGGTGCAGGTGGTCAGCTTCGCCGCCGTGGACGATTTCGGGCGCGTCATCAACCCGCTGATTGTCGAGGGGCAGGTCCATGGCGGGCTGGTCCAGGGCATCGGACAGGCGCTCTACGAGAACTGCGTCTATGACGAGGAGTCGGGTCAGCTCATCACCGGCTCCTACATGGACTATTGCATGCCGCGGGCGGACGACGTGCCGTCCTTCACGGTCCGCTACCACGAGGACCAGCCCTGCACGCACAACCCGCTGGGCGTGAAGGGCTGCGGCGAGGCCGGGACCATCGGCGCGTCGGCCGCCGTGATGAACGCGGTGGTGCACGCCCTGTCCGAGTACGGCGTCACCCATCTCGACATGCCGGCGACCCCGGAGCGGGTCTGGCAGGCGATCCGACGCCACACCCCCGCCCAGGCGGCCGAGTAAGAGGGAGGAGACATCATGTACGCCTTCACCTATCACCGCCCCAAGAGCGTCGCCGACGCCGTCGCCCTGCTCGGCCAGTTCGAGGACCCGAAGCTGCTGGGCGGCGGGCAGACGCTCCTGCCGACGCTCAAGCAGCGCCTCGCCCGGCCGAGCGATCTGATCGACCTCGGCCAGATCCCGGAGCTTCAGGGCATCCGGGAGGAGACCGGCGGCCTGACGGTCGGCGCCTTTACCCGCCACGCTGAGGTCGCCCATTCCGAGACGGTGCAGCGCGTCATCCCGGCGCTGGCCAGCCTCGCCGAGGGCATCGGCGACCGGCAGGTGCGCAACATGGGCACGCTCGGCGGGTCGATCTGCAACGCCGACCCCTCCGCCGACTACCCCGCCGCGGTCGTCGCGCTGAAGGCCACGGTGCGGACCGACCGGCGGGAGATCGCGGGCGACGACTTCTTCACCGGCATGTTCGAGACGGCGCTGGAGCCCGGCGAGATCGTCACCGCCGTGCATTTCCGGAAGCCCGACAAGGCCGCCTACGCCAAGTTCCGCAATCCGGCCAGCCGCTACGCCATCGTCGGCGTCTTCGTGGCCGTGTTTGGGAGCGAGGTGCGCGTGGCGGTGACCGGCGCCGGCCCGTCCGTCTTCCGGGCGGAGGACATGGAGGCGGCGCTGGCCCAGGACTTCCGCGCCGACGCCCTGAACGGCGCGTCGGTGTCGGCGGCCGGGCTTAACGCCGACATCCACGCCAGCGCCGACTACCGCGCCCATCTTGTGCGGGTGATGGCGCGGCGCGCGGTGGAGGCGTGTGGGTAAAAGTCCCATTACCTTGAAAGTCCCCTCTCCCCTCCGGGGAGAGGGTTAGGGTGAGGGGGTTGCGCTTGTGCCGGACTTCCCATAAGCGCCCCCCTCACCGGCCCTCCGGGCCACCCTCTCCTCCAGAGGGGAGAGGGCTACCGCACCCTGCAAGGCGTTCCGCTCACCATGCCCAACACCCTCCCCGCCTCCGTCGATGACACGCTGGACCTGCTGCGGCGGGGGAACTACGTCGCCGACCGCTCGCTGGCAACGGCGCTGTACCTCGCCTTGAAGCTGCGGCGTCCGCTGTTTCTGGAGGGCGAGGCCGGGGTCGGCAAGACCGAGATCGCCAAGGTGCTGTCCGCCACGCTGGGCCGGCGCCTGCTGCGGCTGCAATGCTACGAGGGGCTGGACGTCGCCGCGGCGGTCTACGAGTGGAACTACGCCCGGCAGATGATGGAAATCCGGCTGGCCGAGGCGTCGGGCGACCGCGACCGGGACGCGCTCGCCGCCGACCTTTTCTCCGAACGCTTCCTCATCAAGCGCCCGCTGCTCCAGGCGTTGGAGCCCGATCCGGCCGGCGCGCCCGTCCTGCTGATCGACGAACTGGACCGCACCGACGAGCCGTTCGAGGCCTATCTCCTCGAAATCCTTTCCGACTTCCAGGTCTCGATCCCGGAGTTCGGCACGGTCACGGCGCCGGAGCCGCCCATCGTCATCCTGACCTCCAACCGCACCCGCGAGATTCACGACGCTCTGAAGCGGCGCTG
It contains:
- a CDS encoding sodium:proton antiporter, producing the protein MTDARPTRHRPTGSLTAPLAALAGLAAAGLPGLALAAEATGAPHLDGRDLNVFWVIPFVGILLSIALMPLLAPSFWHHHFGKVAAGWAIAFLLPFALTFGASLATYELLHTLLLEYIPFIVLLTALFTVAGGVRICGTLVGTPLANTLGLGLGTLLASLMGTTGASMLLIRPLIRANEHRRHKVHTVVFFIFLVSNVGGSLTPLGDPPLFLGFLKGVGFFWPTVHLFWPMVLVAGCLLAIYFLVDLYLHTKDPGKHPLIEGVHEREPVRIEGAVNLLLLVAIVGAVLLSGVWHPGVGVEIYHIQVPLETIVSNLLLLGITGVSLVLTSARSRRLNAFTWGPILEVAKLFAAIFLTIIPAIAILRAGTDGALGAIIAAVNQDGQPVPAAYFWAAGILSSFLDNAPTYLIFFNTAGGDAQVLMTDLAVTLAAISAGAVFMGANTYIGNAPNFMVKAIAEERGVAMPSFFGYMLWSFGILVPLFVLVTWVFFV
- a CDS encoding DUF1850 domain-containing protein; the encoded protein is MSAALCLSALGGAALAALPGSAFTLSWTHSVEKTEWREEWRIADGRLVLTEARVKGGGAGMEPPAGARLAAGWWVWVPAVPPLERVVLAASSFAPDHTLCAGGACRPLHGWIGGPVPSPLELKPCG
- a CDS encoding TRAP transporter permease; the encoded protein is MSASSQDADNKIRQAIDRENPSTVVAFEGVAGKAVFAIAVAFSVFQIWTAAFNPLSSMVVRSVHVGFLLLMTFTLFGFRQDAERRSVPWYDWLLGLGAFALGLYHYVFEVDLIQRAGDPSITDLVVGAVTVALVFEAARRIMGWALPIICGVFIPYALFGRHLPFGLAHRGYDIDQVIDNLYLSTEGIYGTPTFVSATFIFLFILFGAFLERAGMIKLFNDVSLGLVGSSKGGPAKVAVVSSGFMGTINGSGVANVLTTGQFTIPLMMRFGYRPAFAGAVEATASMGGQLMPPVMGAAAFIMAETIGVPFSDIAIAAAIPAILYFGSAFWMVHLEAGKRNLVGLPKDQCPSVSRALVEGWYLILPLAALVYLLFSGFTPLFAGVIGIASTIALILGTTIVGSIGPMALRVAFWVVLGLVAAALWRMGWRTEHLAFAIVGLLVIPCLIVRGGRETLAMLVNSLADGAKNAVGVGVACALVGVLIGMLTLTGLASSFAGTIVQLSGGNLLVALILTMLACILLGTGLPTTANYIVTAAIAAPALLQMGVPLIVSHMFVFYFGIMADLTPPVALAALAASSICRAGHMQVGWIATRIAMAGYVVPFMAVYSPALMLQTTDPLAVAYVLIKALIAIGLWGAATIGFFWTPLNLVERVFAAAAAFLFVVALPVTDETGFVMTAAFLLWQRHRLRRVGRSSAPA
- a CDS encoding TAXI family TRAP transporter solute-binding subunit, producing MKRFLATVGVCMLTALPAQAEQFVTVLTGGTSGVYYPLGVALSGIYGKAIPGAKVTVQATKASVENLNLLQSERGEIAFSLGDSLSGAWKGDEEAGFKTKLTKLRTVAAIYPNYIQIVASKDSGVKTLADLKGKRVSVGAPKSGTELNARAIFTAAGLGYKDFAKTEYLPFAESVDLIKNRQLDATLISAGLGVAAIKDLATSQDITIVSIPADVIQKVGDPAYIAETIPANSYSGQSEPVPTAAVRNLLVTHAGVSDDAVYAMTKAMFENLDAMAAAHAAAKQIKLDATTIQSPVPLHPGAEKFYKEKGLM
- a CDS encoding (2Fe-2S)-binding protein, translating into MPCTVSMTVNGKAVSREVEERTLLVTFLRDQLGLTGTHVGCDTSQCGACVVHIDGRSVKSCTMLAAQADGAAVTTIEGLAAADGTLHPMQAAFREHHGLQCGFCTPGMVMSAVDLVTANPSPSEHEVREGLEGNICRCTGYHNIVKAVMAGAEAMQGGTMKAAAE
- a CDS encoding xanthine dehydrogenase family protein molybdopterin-binding subunit, which translates into the protein MANPNGIGASVRRREDARFLTGRGSYTDDIHRPGQTHAVFVRSPYAHARITGIDAAEAMQAPGVIAVLTGADMEADKVGSLPCGWQIHSKDGSPMKEPPHFPIARDRARYVGDAVAVVIAETREQAKDAAELVMVDYEELPAAVTSLKALEGGAPLVHDDVGGNLCFDWHLGDAAAVDAAFAQAAHVAKLDLINQRLIPNAMEPRAALGEYDRATGEHTLTTTSQNPHVIRLLMGAFVLGIPEHKLRVVAPDVGGGFGSKIFHYGEEAVVTWAAKKVGRPVKWTAERSESFLTDAHGRDHVSHAELAMDKDGNFLALRVATIANMGAYLSTFAPSIPTYLYATLLAGQYKTPAIYAEVKAVFTNTVPVDAYRGAGRPEACYLIERLVEVAAAETGIDKAELRRRNFVPASAMPYQTPVALQYDTGDFAKNLDIALPLVDYDGFAARKAESARRGKLRGIGFATYIEACGIAPSNIAGALGARAGLYESAEVRFHPTGSVTVFTGSHSHGQGHETTFAQLVSERFGVPIENVEIVHGDTSKIPFGMGTYGSRSLAVGGSAIVKAMDKVERKAKKIAAHMLEAAEADIEAKDGRFVVAGTDKALTIGDIALQAYVPHNFPLDELEPGLDEQAFYDPKNFTYPNGCHVCEVEIDPDTGVVQVVSFAAVDDFGRVINPLIVEGQVHGGLVQGIGQALYENCVYDEESGQLITGSYMDYCMPRADDVPSFTVRYHEDQPCTHNPLGVKGCGEAGTIGASAAVMNAVVHALSEYGVTHLDMPATPERVWQAIRRHTPAQAAE
- a CDS encoding FAD binding domain-containing protein, yielding MYAFTYHRPKSVADAVALLGQFEDPKLLGGGQTLLPTLKQRLARPSDLIDLGQIPELQGIREETGGLTVGAFTRHAEVAHSETVQRVIPALASLAEGIGDRQVRNMGTLGGSICNADPSADYPAAVVALKATVRTDRREIAGDDFFTGMFETALEPGEIVTAVHFRKPDKAAYAKFRNPASRYAIVGVFVAVFGSEVRVAVTGAGPSVFRAEDMEAALAQDFRADALNGASVSAAGLNADIHASADYRAHLVRVMARRAVEACG
- a CDS encoding AAA family ATPase, producing the protein MPNTLPASVDDTLDLLRRGNYVADRSLATALYLALKLRRPLFLEGEAGVGKTEIAKVLSATLGRRLLRLQCYEGLDVAAAVYEWNYARQMMEIRLAEASGDRDRDALAADLFSERFLIKRPLLQALEPDPAGAPVLLIDELDRTDEPFEAYLLEILSDFQVSIPEFGTVTAPEPPIVILTSNRTREIHDALKRRCFYHWVDYPNAERERAILAVKAPNADARLAAQVVGVVQSLRGMDLYKAPGVAETLDWAQALVELNQLELEPSVINDTLGTLLKYQDDIARIQGSEAARILAQVKTELAASTAR